The following proteins are encoded in a genomic region of Nicotiana sylvestris chromosome 4, ASM39365v2, whole genome shotgun sequence:
- the LOC104242394 gene encoding protein CELLULOSE SYNTHASE INTERACTIVE 3-like isoform X1 — protein MSKSSSPELRDRKVSSSSQKTSEANETAEMDDPEKTMSRVAELIEQLHGNKSSSHEKELTTARLLGISKARKEARGLICSHGQAMPLFIFIMRNGTPLAKVNVAATLCVLCKDDDLRLKVLLGGCIPPLLSLLKSDSTEARKAAAEAIFQVSSSGLSDDPIGTKIFVTERVVPTLWEQLNPKQKQDKTVEGFVTGALRNLCGDKDGHWKATLEGGGVDIIVGLLSSDNASAQSNAASLLARVMLAFGDSIPKIIDSGAIKALLSLLHQKNDVTVRASAAEALEVLSLKSTKAKKAIVDSQGVPILIGAVVAPSKECMQGEGGEMLQWHTIKALSNICGGMCALVLYLGELSQSPRLAAPVADIIGALAYALMVFELNAEEEPFDATKIENILIMLLKPRDNKLVQERLLEAMASLYGNAYLSNLVHQSESKKVLTGLITMASGDVQEYLILSLIQLCCDEVSVWDAIGKREGIQLLISLLGLSSEQHQEYAVEMLAILTDQVDDSKWAITAAGGIPPLVQLLEMGSQKAKEDAAHVMYNLCCHSEDIRACVESAGAIHSFLWLLKNGGPKGQEASARTLTKLIATADSATINQLLVLLKGDSPSSKAHIIKVLGHVLTMASQNDLVRKGAAANEGLRSLVKVLNSSNEKTQEYAASVLADIFSTRHDICDSLATDEVVNPCMKLLTSNTPVVATQSARALGALSRPTKAKSTTKMPYIAEGDVRPLIKLAKTASIDSAETAIAALANLLSDPEIAAEALAEDVVSALTRVLGEGSFEGKKNASRALHQLLMHFPVGDVLIGTAQCRFAVLAIAESLKAMNADGTDAADALDAIALLARTKQGTHLSYNPWTALAEVPSSLEPLIHYLCEGSPLVQDKVIEILSRLCGDQPILLGDLLVSRSRSIGALADRIMNSSSLEVRVGGTALVICAAKEHKVQSMDALYASGYLKPLIYALVDMMKKNSNCSSLEIEVRTPRGFTERTPFGEENEFEVPDPATVLGGTVALWLLSIITSFHINSKSTVVEAGGLEALADKLARHTSNLQAEFEDAEGMWISALLLSILFQDADVVSSPTTMRFIPLLAYLLKSDEMIDRFFAAQAIASLVCQRDKGINLIIANSGAIAGLVSLIGHIEIDMPNLVALSEEFLLERNPDQVALEYLFEIEDVRIGSTARKTIPLLVDLLKPLPDRPGAPPLAVRLLTQFADGNNANKLIMAETGALEALTKYLSLSPQDLTEATVSELLRILFSNSDLLRYEAAVSCTIQLIAVLHLGSRSARLSAARALNELFDAENIRDSEASIQAIQPLADMLGAALESEQQVAVSALIKLTSESDSKASLMADVEGNPLGSLHKILASSSPLELKSDAAELCFVLFGDPKFRALPIASECIEPLVMLMQSDAERAVESAVCAFERLLDDEQLVELASAYDLVDLLVHLVCGSNQRLIDASICALIKLGKDRTPRKMDMVKAGIIENCLELLPTASSSLCSTIAELFRILTNSSAISKNPAAAKIVEPLFMVLLRSDFGLWGQHSALQALVNILEKPQSLAVLNLSPSQVIEPLISFLESPAQAIQQLGTELLSHLLAQEHFKKDITTKNAVVPLVQLAGIGILNLQQTAIRALENISLSWPKAVADAGGIFELAKVIVQDDPVPPVALWESAAMVLCNVLCSNSDYYFKLPLVVLVKMLHSTVESTVTLALNALIVYEKTDISSAELMAEAGVVDALLDLLRSHQCEEASGKLLEALFNNVQIRELKVSKYAIAPLAQYLLDPQTRSQSGRLLAALALGDLSQHEGLARASDSVSACRALISLLEDQPTEEMQMVAICALQNFVMRSRTNRRAVAEAGGILMVQELLLAPNSEIAVQASLLIRFLFSNHTLQEYVSNELIRSLTAALEKELWATATANEEILRTIHVIFSNFPKLHVSDAATLCIPHLVAALNSGSEAAQDSVLTTLCLLKQSWSTMPMDVSTSQAMVAAEAIPILQMLMKTCPPSFHDRADNLLHSLPGCLTVTIKRANNLKQVMGGTNAFCQLTIGNGPSRQTKVVSNSTSPEWKEGFTWAFDVPPKGQKLHILCKSKNTFGKSSIGRVTIQIDKVVSEGTYSGLFSLSHDSNKDGSSRTLEIEITWSSRTSSEGE, from the exons ATGTCAAAATCTTCTTCCCCTGAATTGAGGGACAGGAAGGTTTCATCCTCTTCTCAGAAGACCAG TGAGGCCAATGAAACTGCTGAAATGGATGATCCGGAAAAGACAATGTCAAGGGTTGCTGAACTTATTGAGCAGCTGCATGGTAATAAATCTTCTTCACATGAAAAAGAACTTACTACAGCACGCTTGCTCGGCATATCCAAAGCAAGAAAGGAAGCACGAGGTCTTATTTGTTCGCATGGCCAAGCAATGCCACTATTCATATTCATTATGAGAAATGGCACTCCTTTGGCAAAAGTAAATGTTGCTGCAACCTTATGTGTATTATGTAAAGATGACGACTTGCGGTTGAAGGTTCTTCTAGGTGGATGTATTCCACCTCTACTTTCACTGTTGAAGTCGGATTCCACTGAAGCAAGGAAGGCAGCTGCAGAAGCAATTTTTCAGGTGTCATCTAGTGGACTTTCGGATGATCCTATCGGCACTAAAATATTTGTTACAGAACGTGTAGTACCAACTTTGTGGGAGCAGCTTAATCCAAAACAGAAGCAGGATAAAACAGTAGAAGGATTTGTGACTGGGGCTTTGAGAAATCTCTGTGGTGATAAAGATGGACATTGGAAGGCAACTCTTGAGGGTGGTGGAGTTGACATTATTGTAGGACTTCTTTCTTCTGATAATGCTTCAGCTCAATCAAATGCAGCTTCTCTATTGGCCCGAGTGATGTTGGCATTCGGTGATAGCATTCCAAAAATAATTGATTCTGGAGCAATCAAAGCTCTCCTAAGCCTCTTACATCAGAAAAATGATGTGACTGTTCGTGCCAGTGCAGCTGAGGCTTTAGAGGTTCTTTCTCTAAAATCAACCAAAGCAAAGAAAGCTATTGTTGACTCACAGGGTGTGCCAATTCTCATAGGGGCTGTTGTAGCTCCTTCCAAAGAATGTATGCAAGGCGAAGGAGGGGAGATGCTCCAGTGGCACACAATAAAAGCTTTATCCAATATATGTGGTGGAATGTGTGCCCTCGTGTTGTATTTGGGTGAGCTTTCTCAGTCCCCAAGGTTAGCTGCTCCTGTTGCTGATATAATTGGGGCACTTGCTTATGCTCTTATGGTCTTTGAGCTCAACGCAGAAGAAGAACCTTTTGATGCAACGAAGATTGAGAATATTCTAATAATGCTCCTAAAGCCACGGGATAATAAGTTGGTCCAGGAACGTCTCCTTGAGGCCATGGCAAGTCTTTACGGCAATGCTTATCTATCAAATCTGGTCCACCAATCAGAATCTAAGAAGGTTCTTACGGGCCTCATAACAATGGCCAGCGGTGATGTACAAGAGTATCTGATACTCTCCCTGATACAGTTATGTTGTGATGAAGTGAGTGTCTGGGATGCAATTGGAAAGAGAGAAGGGATTCAGTTACTGATATCACTGCTGGGGTTATCCAGTGAACAACATCAAGAGTATGCTGTTGAGATGCTTGCTATCCTAACTGACCAAGTTGATGACAGCAAGTGGGCAATCACTGCCGCTGGTGGGATTCCGCCACTTGTTCAGTTACTAGAAATGGGGTCTCAGAAGGCTAAGGAAGATGCAGCACATGTTATGTATAACCTGTGCTGCCATAGTGAAGACATCCGTGCCTGCGTTGAAAGTGCTGGAGCTATACATTCGTTCTTGTGGCTTCTCAAAAATGGTGGACCAAAGGGGCAAGAAGCATCAGCTAGGACCCTAACAAAGCTAATCGCGACTGCTGATTCGGCTACCATAAATCAATTGCTAGTATTACTAAAGGGAGATTCACCAAGCTCAAAGGCCCATATAATTAAGGTGTTAGGTCATGTGCTTACCATGGCATCTCAGAATGACCTTGTGCGTAAAGGGGCTGCTGCTAACGAAGGGCTAAGGTCACTTGTCAAAGTTCTAAATTCCTCAAATGAAAAGACTCAAGAATATGCTGCCTCTGTCCTAGCTGACATATTCAGCACTCGACATGATATTTGTGATAGCCTCGCAACAGATGAAGTGGTTAATCCTTGCATGAAGCTTTTGACTAGCAATACTCCAGTTGTTGCAACACAGTCAGCTAGAGCCTTGGGTGCTTTGTCCCGTCCAACAAAAGCAAAATCTACAACCAAGATGCCTTATATTGCTGAAGGGGATGTAAGACCACTAATTAAGTTGGCCAAAACTGCATCTATTGATTCTGCAGAGACTGCAATAGCTGCTTTAGCCAATCTGTTGTCTGATCCAGAGATAGCTGCAGAAGCACTGGCTGAAGATGTTGTTTCAGCTTTGACCCGAGTTTTAGGAGAAGGATCGTTCGAAGGTAAGAAAAATGCATCACGTGCGCTTCATCAGCTATTGATGCATTTTCCAGTGGGAGATGTACTGATAGGAACTGCTCAGTGTCGATTTGCTGTTCTGGCTATTGCGGAATCCTTAAAAGCGATGAATGCAGATGGAACTGATGCTGCAGATGCTTTAGATGCTATTGCACTTCTTGCTAGGACAAAACAAGGCACACATTTGTCGTACAACCCATGGACTGCCCTTGCTGAAGTACCGTCTAGTTTAGAGCCTCTTATACATTACCTCTGTGAGGGATCTCCCCTAGTCCAAGATAAAGTAATAGAAATTTTATCCAGGCTTTGTGGAGATCAACCAATTCTGCTAGGTGACCTGTTAGTATCAAGATCCAGGTCGATAGGTGCATTGGCTGATAGAATAATGAATTCTAGCAGTCTAGAAGTAAGAGTTGGTGGGACAGCATTGGTCATTTGTGCTGCCAAGGAACATAAAGTTCAGTCAATGGATGCACTTTATGCATCTGGATACTTGAAACCTCTTATATATGCGTTAGTTGACATGATGAAGAAAAACTCCAATTGTTCTTCCTTAGAAATTGAAGTCAGAACCCCTAGGGGTTTCACTGAAAGGACTccatttggggaagaaaatgAGTTTGAGGTTCCTGATCCAGCAACAGTCTTGGGGGGTACTGTTGCCCTTTGGCTGCTATCAATAATTACATCATTTCATATAAATAGCAAGTCCACTGTTGTGGAAGCGGGGGGACTTGAGGCCCTTGCCGACAAGCTTGCTAGACACACTTCCAATCTCCAG GCAGAGTTTGAAGATGCAGAGGGCATGTGGATCAGTGCGTTGCTTTTGTCTATATTATTCCAAGATGCCGACGTAGTATCCTCTCCAACAACCATGCGTTTTATACCCTTGCTTGCATATCTTCTGAAATCTGATGAAATGATAGACCGATTTTTTGCTGCTCAGGCAATAGCTAGTCTTGTTTGTCAGAGGGACAAGGGAATAAATCTTATTATTGCTAATTCAGGTGCAATTGCTGGTTTAGTGAGCTTGATTGGTCACATTGAAATAGATATGCCGAATCTTGTTGCTCTCTCCGAAGAATTTTTATTGGAAAGAAACCCTGATCAGGTTGCCCTGGAATATCTATTTGAAATTGAAGACGTGAGAATTGGTTCCACTGCGCGCAAGACCATCCCTCTACTGGTAGATCTGTTAAAACCACTTCCGGATAGACCAGGTGCACCTCCATTGGCTGTGCGTCTCTTGACTCAATTTGCAGATGGTAATAATGCAAACAAATTAATCATGGCCGAAACTGGCGCGCTGGAGGCTCTAACAAAGTACTTATCTCTGAGCCCTCAAGACTTGACTGAGGCTACTGTTTCTGAGCTACTGAGAATACTATTCAGCAATTCTGACCTTCTCCGGTATGAAGCAGCCGTTAGTTGCACAATTCAACTGATTGCTGTTCTTCATTTGGGGTCAAGAAGTGCAAGGCTGAGTGCTGCTAGGGCTTTAAATGAACTTTTTGATGCTGAGAACATCCGAGATTCTGAAGCATCTATTCAAGCCATTCAGCCTTTAGCTGACATGCTTGGTGCTGCATTAGAAAGTGAACAACAAGTTGCTGTTAGCGCCTTGATTAAGTTGACCTCAGAAAGCGATTCAAAAGCATCACTGATGGCTGATGTAGAAGGGAATCCCCTTGGGAGTCTACATAAGAttcttgcttcttcttctcctttggaACTGAAAAGCGATGCTGCCGAGTTATGCTTTGTACTTTTTGGTGATCCAAAATTCAGAGCTTTGCCAATTGCTTCTGAATGCATAGAGCCCCTAGTAATGCTAATGCAATCTGATGCAGAACGAGCTGTGGAATCTGCAGTTTGTGCTTTTGAGAGGTTGTTGGACGATGAGCAGCTGGTGGAGCTTGCATCAGCGTATGATCTTGTTGATCTTCTAGTTCATCTGGTTTGTGGCTCAAATCAGCGGCTCATTGATGCGAGTATTTGTGCACTTATTAAGTTGGGTAAGGACCGAACTCCTCGCAAGATGGATATGGTCAAAGCAGGCATAATAGAAAATTGTCTTGAGCTGCTCCCAACTGCATCGAGTTCCTTATGCTCCACTATTGCAGAACTCTTCCGCATATTGACAAATAGTAGTGCTATTTCAAAAAACCCAGCTGCTGCAAAAATTGTAGAACCTCTCTTTATGGTTTTACTGCGGTCAGATTTTGGACTGTGGGGACAGCACAGTGCTTTGCAAGCTCTTGTAAACATTCTAGAGAAGCCACAAAGTCTTGCAGTTCTGAATCTTTCTCCTAGCCAGGTAATTGAGCCTCTCATTTCCTTTCTTGAATCCCCAGCTCAAGCTATCCAACAACTTGGAACCGAGTTATTATCTCATCTCCTTGCACAAGAGCATTTTAAGAAGGATATAACAACGAAAAATGCAGTAGTGCCTCTTGTGCAGCTCGCAGGCATTGGTATATTGAACTTGCAACAGACAGCAATTCGGGCTTTGGAAAATATCTCATTAAGCTGGCCAAAAGCAGTTGCTGATGCTGGTGGTATTTTTGAGCTTGCAAAGGTTATTGTTCAAGATGACCCTGTACCGCCTGTTGCCTTGTGGGAGTCAGCCGCTATGGTTCTCTGCAATGTCCTATGCTCTAACTCCGATTACTACTTCAAACTTCCGCTGGTGGTTCTCGTAAAGATGCTGCATTCAACAGTCGAGAGCACTGTTACTCTTGCGCTGAATGCACTTATAGTTTATGAAAAGACTGATATTTCAAGTGCAGAACTGATGGCTGAAGCTGGTGTAGTAGACGCCCTCTTGGATCTGCTAAGATCTCACCAGTGTGAAGAAGCATCAGGAAAATTGCTTGAAGCTCTTTTCAACAATGTCCAGATACGAGAGCTGAAGGTATCCAAGTATGCAATTGCACCTCTGGCACAATATTTGTTGGATCCACAGACTAGATCGCAATCTGGTAGGCTTCTTGCAGCTCTTGCTCTTGGTGACCTCTCTCAGCATGAAGGACTAGCTAGAGCGAGTGATTCTGTCTCAGCCTGTCGAGCTCTGATAAGTTTACTTGAAGATCAACCAACAGAAGAAATGCAAATGGTGGCAATTTGTGCATTGCAAAACTTTGTAATGCGCAGTAGAACCAACAGGAGAGCTGTTGCAGAAGCCGGTGGAATTTTAATGGTTCAAGAACTGCTTTTAGCCCCAAATTCAGAAATTGCAGTACAGGCATCTCTGCTCATAAGGTTTTTATTCTCAAATCACACGCTTCAAGAATATGTATCAAACGAGCTTATCAGATCTTTGACAG CTGCACTGGAGAAGGAATTATGGGCCACAGCAACTGCTAATGAGGAAATTCTGCGGACCATTCATgtaatattttctaattttcccAAGCTCCATGTTTCTGATGCTGCTACACTTTGTATCCCTCATCTTGTGGCAGCATTGAACTCTGGTAGCGAGGCTGCTCAGGATTCAGTATTGACCACACTATGCTTACTCAAGCAATCTTGGTCAACCATGCCGATGGATGTGTCTACGTCCCAAGCAATGGTTGCAGCTGAAGCCATTCCCATATTACAGATGCTAATGAAAACTTGCCCACCAAGTTTCCACGATAGAGCAGACAACCTGTTGCATAGCTTACCAGGTTGTTTGACAGTCACCATCAAGCGTgcaaacaatttaaaacaggtGATGGGAGGAACAAATGCTTTTTGTCAATTGACTATTGGCAATGGTCCATCACGGCAAACAAAG GTTGTGAGTAACAGTACGTCGCCAGAATGGAAAGAAGGCTTCACATGGGCTTTTGATGTACCGCCCAAGGGACAAAAGTTACATATCTTGTGCAAAAGCAAAAACACATTTGGGAAG AGCTCTATCGGGAGGGTAACAATCCAAATTGATAAAGTTGTTAGTGAAGGGACGTATAGTGGTCTTTTCAGCCTCAGCCATGACAGCAACAAGGATGGCTCATCACGGACGCTAGAGATTGAGATTACCTGGTCCAGTAGGACGTCCAGCGAAGGTGAGTGA